In Candidatus Bathyarchaeota archaeon A05DMB-5, a single genomic region encodes these proteins:
- a CDS encoding phage major capsid protein → MKPKLFESLMQSDFEFKQLMEDLKHKTITHPFLKRYCEAGIKERLFSDTANALGHMHDTLVQAANPEMIGRDIITVRPTTETMERFPLDEKAVAYRYAEGAYTRLSGKKISTVDIYTNIVAEVSEMWTREFLEDATWNVMDSMTEKVGRALGENETNKILELYGAIANADLAGGAPIDNAGAALNWSGLLKLHNTVRGENWRPTVLAVNEIQLHQLLSDDKFIHAQYLPSEQVDLERGVIGSVLGMKVMASTLVPNGTAYAIDTRVAAVMLLRRDVTVEDWADPKTGEFGVRATTRFGLGILRSKAVAKMTNISTSL, encoded by the coding sequence ATGAAGCCTAAACTTTTCGAAAGCCTCATGCAATCAGACTTTGAATTCAAGCAGCTCATGGAAGACTTAAAGCACAAGACAATCACGCATCCATTCCTAAAGCGATACTGCGAAGCCGGCATCAAAGAACGTTTGTTCAGCGACACCGCAAACGCGTTGGGACACATGCATGACACACTCGTGCAAGCGGCAAATCCTGAAATGATAGGCAGAGACATAATCACGGTTAGACCAACAACTGAGACCATGGAAAGATTTCCGCTTGACGAGAAGGCAGTTGCGTATCGTTATGCAGAAGGCGCATACACAAGATTAAGCGGAAAGAAAATCAGCACTGTAGACATATACACTAACATTGTCGCTGAAGTCTCTGAAATGTGGACTCGAGAGTTTTTGGAAGACGCTACATGGAACGTTATGGACAGCATGACGGAAAAAGTCGGTAGGGCACTTGGCGAAAATGAAACCAACAAGATACTGGAACTTTACGGTGCAATAGCGAATGCCGATTTAGCCGGCGGAGCACCAATCGACAATGCAGGCGCTGCACTGAATTGGTCTGGACTGCTCAAGCTGCATAATACGGTGAGAGGCGAAAACTGGCGCCCCACAGTCTTGGCAGTGAACGAAATTCAGCTACATCAGCTTTTAAGCGACGACAAATTCATCCACGCGCAATACTTGCCTTCAGAACAAGTCGACCTCGAACGCGGCGTCATAGGCAGCGTCCTCGGAATGAAAGTCATGGCTAGCACATTAGTGCCTAACGGAACAGCCTATGCAATAGACACCCGCGTGGCTGCAGTCATGCTTCTGCGGAGAGACGTGACAGTCGAAGATTGGGCAGACCCGAAAACAGGTGAGTTCGGCGTGAGAGCAACAACAAGGTTCGGCTTAGGAATTCTGCGAAGCAAAGCAGTAGCCAAAATGACCAACATTAGCACGTCCCTGTAA
- a CDS encoding signal peptidase I has translation MQTRHKKKSYLKDALFLTAVILSVILIYVGLRLSLATDTPLVAIDSGSMTPALEVGDLLIIKGVKPEEINIGDIIVFDPPTQGMGRTVHRVITIQPLPNGTLTFKTKGDANEIEDTYTVYPQNIHGRVLYRIPYIGYMVINPAIPITIITVIIIAMIIWPEKKKRKFRHKPKTHIKG, from the coding sequence ATGCAAACAAGGCACAAGAAAAAGAGCTATCTTAAAGACGCTCTTTTCCTAACAGCAGTAATTCTTTCTGTCATCCTCATATACGTTGGACTACGCCTATCCCTCGCCACAGACACGCCGCTTGTAGCAATAGACAGCGGAAGCATGACCCCAGCACTCGAAGTAGGCGACCTACTCATAATAAAAGGCGTAAAACCAGAAGAAATCAACATCGGCGACATCATCGTCTTCGACCCACCAACACAAGGCATGGGCAGAACAGTCCACCGCGTAATCACAATCCAACCCTTACCAAACGGAACACTAACCTTCAAAACAAAAGGAGACGCAAACGAAATAGAAGACACATACACCGTATACCCACAAAACATCCACGGACGAGTCCTATACCGAATACCCTACATAGGATACATGGTCATAAACCCAGCAATCCCAATAACAATCATAACTGTAATCATCATAGCAATGATAATCTGGCCAGAAAAGAAAAAAAGAAAATTCCGACACAAACCCAAAACACACATAAAAGGTTAA
- a CDS encoding Lrp/AsnC family transcriptional regulator, whose translation MNKTFDLLDVEILECLGEYGPRNISQIARKLGIPIETARKRVKRLISRFSISFHANVYHTNIGLRKAFVFVDAVPGYEDVLFKSLKANDFWLYVGRCYGRFEGCYGIYAIPKEHVPEFEQFVSQLEATEIARNVRLVWSTCLYSANLTENWFDFESGQWVFRWDKWMEEIPNEETSLPYTLVESKDFPLKADYVDVRILAKLEVDSSVSFRELAKIVNLTPEAVAYHFKNHILKRGLLEKSKVFLLPFDKSESDFFVFIFKFDDSAGMARFASSLLDKPFLHSLGKVYGENSLIAHAYLPRNEFRRFVRCLSELIKRGFLREYEYLIEDFDVRSAQTISYEYFKDGSWVYDHERHMEKLREITGSAKLGKF comes from the coding sequence ATGAACAAAACGTTTGACCTCTTGGACGTTGAAATATTAGAGTGCCTCGGCGAATACGGACCAAGAAACATCTCACAAATAGCTCGAAAACTTGGCATACCAATAGAAACAGCGCGGAAAAGAGTGAAACGCTTAATCTCCCGATTTTCTATATCTTTTCACGCGAATGTTTATCATACGAATATCGGGCTTAGAAAAGCTTTTGTTTTTGTTGATGCCGTGCCTGGTTATGAAGATGTACTTTTTAAGAGTTTGAAAGCCAATGACTTTTGGCTTTATGTTGGTCGTTGTTACGGTAGGTTTGAGGGCTGCTATGGAATCTACGCCATTCCAAAAGAGCACGTGCCGGAGTTTGAACAGTTTGTGAGTCAACTGGAAGCGACGGAGATTGCGAGAAACGTGCGGCTGGTGTGGTCGACGTGTTTGTATTCTGCGAATTTAACGGAGAACTGGTTTGATTTTGAGTCTGGACAGTGGGTTTTTCGTTGGGACAAGTGGATGGAGGAGATACCGAACGAGGAAACCAGTTTGCCCTACACTTTAGTTGAGTCTAAAGATTTTCCGCTTAAGGCTGATTATGTTGATGTTCGTATTTTGGCGAAGTTAGAGGTGGATTCAAGCGTTAGTTTTCGTGAGCTTGCAAAAATTGTTAATTTGACGCCGGAGGCGGTGGCGTATCATTTTAAGAATCATATTTTGAAGCGTGGTTTGCTTGAGAAGTCTAAGGTTTTCTTGCTGCCTTTTGACAAGTCGGAGTCTGACTTTTTCGTTTTTATATTCAAGTTTGACGATAGTGCTGGGATGGCGCGGTTTGCGTCTTCTTTGTTGGATAAGCCGTTTTTGCATTCGCTTGGGAAGGTTTATGGCGAGAATTCGTTGATTGCGCATGCGTATCTTCCAAGAAACGAGTTTAGACGGTTTGTGCGTTGCTTGTCTGAACTTATTAAGAGGGGATTTTTGCGTGAGTATGAATATTTGATTGAGGATTTTGATGTGCGGTCTGCGCAGACGATTTCTTACGAGTACTTTAAGGATGGCTCGTGGGTTTATGACCATGAAAGGCATATGGAGAAGCTTCGCGAAATTACAGGAAGCGCAAAGCTCGGAAAGTTTTAA
- a CDS encoding DUF2190 family protein, with protein MADNTGKTWMSIGETDDPNAIIETFEAATAITKGDPVYLSADDKVSPASSAQDCIGIAVKTVASGQPCPVLVRGRIKVKVGGAITRGKAVYGGDASKRILQLTDQAVNEGGTSTYTIYYNRKLGTALESASAADDLIFIVVEK; from the coding sequence ATGGCAGATAATACTGGCAAAACTTGGATGAGCATTGGTGAAACAGACGACCCAAACGCAATAATTGAAACTTTCGAAGCTGCTACGGCAATAACAAAAGGAGATCCTGTTTACTTAAGCGCTGACGATAAGGTTAGCCCAGCGTCTTCAGCCCAAGATTGCATAGGCATAGCTGTCAAAACTGTTGCTTCAGGACAGCCGTGTCCAGTTCTTGTTCGAGGCAGAATCAAAGTTAAGGTTGGCGGAGCCATAACGCGTGGTAAGGCAGTGTATGGTGGAGATGCATCCAAAAGGATACTTCAGCTGACAGACCAAGCAGTAAACGAAGGAGGCACGAGCACCTACACCATCTATTACAACCGCAAACTTGGAACCGCTCTGGAATCTGCTTCAGCAGCTGACGACTTAATCTTCATCGTGGTGGAGAAGTGA
- a CDS encoding carboxypeptidase regulatory-like domain-containing protein: MIYAQASPPHGFGIPIPQFVKDELNFWIDYIQNDVNGDDMDGGSGYDNPDSWVNILKTGTLLQEMAFVGDTLATPRVQDAIDYIERHWNDFGYDYYGTGWKGNPLPNHKQAMYTTMKGFEAFNINLLDLDGDNTPEHDWFNEMADALLAEQFPAGNWNYDVWAYDYILPTCWALLTLEKAAPPVAKYDLTVKVIDANTLDPISGAMVTANGPEYREDFTGLDGKVKFEDLLAGGYSVGASKTGYVPASVMVEVSEDTEITIRLVPEGPPQPVGGYEVPPNILTLIAPWIFLGFAISVGTIAVARRKMKY; encoded by the coding sequence TTGATCTATGCACAGGCATCGCCGCCTCATGGATTTGGAATACCGATTCCGCAATTTGTCAAAGACGAACTTAACTTCTGGATAGACTACATCCAGAACGACGTTAACGGCGACGACATGGACGGAGGATCAGGTTATGATAACCCTGACTCGTGGGTTAACATACTCAAGACCGGCACGTTGTTACAGGAGATGGCATTTGTCGGCGACACATTAGCTACTCCAAGAGTACAAGACGCAATAGACTACATCGAAAGACACTGGAATGATTTCGGGTATGATTACTATGGTACTGGTTGGAAAGGAAATCCACTGCCCAATCACAAGCAAGCCATGTACACAACAATGAAGGGGTTTGAAGCCTTCAACATAAACCTATTAGATTTAGACGGGGACAATACGCCAGAACACGATTGGTTCAACGAAATGGCCGATGCATTACTAGCAGAGCAGTTCCCAGCAGGCAATTGGAACTATGATGTCTGGGCTTACGACTATATCTTGCCTACTTGTTGGGCGCTTCTAACATTAGAAAAGGCAGCACCTCCGGTGGCAAAATACGACCTAACAGTCAAAGTAATCGACGCGAACACGTTAGACCCAATTTCTGGTGCGATGGTAACAGCAAATGGACCTGAATATCGTGAAGACTTCACTGGTCTTGACGGAAAAGTGAAGTTCGAAGATCTCTTGGCAGGAGGCTATTCGGTAGGTGCTTCAAAAACAGGCTATGTACCAGCATCAGTGATGGTTGAAGTTTCTGAAGATACAGAAATAACGATTAGGCTTGTGCCAGAAGGCCCGCCTCAACCAGTGGGAGGCTACGAAGTACCACCAAACATACTGACATTGATTGCGCCGTGGATATTCTTAGGATTCGCAATTTCAGTCGGAACAATCGCTGTAGCTAGACGCAAAATGAAATACTAA
- a CDS encoding CPBP family intramembrane metalloprotease, translating to MTTQPKPSRTADILTAILLFTAVFALWQVYWQILETTKPSYPFDIMLFLIFPCIFIAIYAATVILRKSTFKREGFRKPTTINTKKTITISIACIIIYIFMLLAPGITAVMSTGNLADGYSLTEYFLTPIRIAYRIVYGIAYAATFSLAYEAIFRGNIFRNLTRHYGFFTSLYASSIMFCIARIGDQISIKNLLAMSTQSLVTFIFLNILTVFAAGLFLGYYFYKTGWSLLGPITFQIGTLFFLWPDPLVASTSLWWITLTFQIIGYVVLILTVDSLIKEPAFIKKKYGLES from the coding sequence ATGACAACCCAACCAAAACCTTCCCGAACCGCAGACATACTAACAGCAATCCTACTCTTCACAGCAGTATTCGCCCTATGGCAAGTCTACTGGCAAATACTAGAAACAACAAAACCCTCCTACCCATTTGACATAATGCTCTTCCTAATCTTTCCATGCATCTTCATAGCCATATACGCAGCAACCGTAATACTAAGAAAATCAACATTCAAAAGAGAAGGCTTCAGAAAACCCACAACCATCAACACAAAGAAAACAATCACAATAAGCATAGCATGCATAATAATCTACATATTCATGCTCCTAGCCCCCGGCATAACCGCAGTCATGTCAACAGGCAACCTCGCCGACGGCTACTCACTAACAGAATACTTCCTAACACCCATACGAATCGCATACAGAATAGTCTACGGCATAGCATACGCAGCAACCTTCAGCCTAGCATACGAAGCCATCTTCAGAGGAAACATCTTCAGAAACCTAACCCGACACTACGGATTCTTCACATCCCTCTACGCATCATCAATAATGTTCTGCATCGCACGAATAGGCGACCAAATATCCATCAAAAACCTCCTCGCCATGTCCACACAAAGCCTAGTAACCTTCATCTTCCTAAACATCCTAACAGTCTTCGCCGCAGGCCTATTCCTAGGCTACTACTTCTACAAAACAGGCTGGAGCCTCCTCGGCCCAATAACATTCCAAATCGGCACACTCTTCTTCCTATGGCCAGACCCACTAGTCGCTTCAACCTCACTATGGTGGATAACCCTCACCTTCCAAATAATCGGCTACGTCGTCCTCATCCTAACAGTCGACTCCCTAATCAAAGAACCAGCCTTCATAAAGAAAAAATACGGACTAGAAAGCTAA
- a CDS encoding DUF4114 domain-containing protein, whose translation MLKFSTSKRFTIICVVTLITALTFAAYIKPAKASEATLIEIFNHLGFTNIAATTIETFPSGTYSITLYAEFAAYRDENELSRYDVETGELTLIFAGLEGGSGYINPPITRAFTANAQFGLSMLSPGPHRYFTETGKNPDGEQHAKIYINLDDPSMFLIGFENLYGAGDRDYNDLVLSLQKVNDPAVGGTEVLVPFLVSESHLALYIMMIATLGMSMSLTRNKKRRFI comes from the coding sequence ATGCTAAAGTTTTCCACTTCAAAAAGATTCACAATCATATGTGTTGTGACACTTATCACCGCCTTAACTTTTGCTGCTTACATTAAACCTGCAAAAGCTTCTGAAGCCACGCTCATAGAAATCTTTAATCACCTAGGCTTCACAAACATAGCAGCAACCACCATCGAAACCTTTCCATCTGGAACATACAGCATAACCTTATATGCTGAATTTGCAGCATACCGCGACGAAAACGAACTCAGCCGCTATGACGTAGAAACAGGCGAACTAACCCTAATTTTTGCTGGGCTGGAAGGCGGATCTGGCTATATTAACCCCCCAATCACCAGAGCTTTTACTGCAAATGCACAATTTGGTCTTTCAATGCTTTCGCCGGGACCGCACAGATATTTCACTGAAACGGGAAAGAATCCTGATGGAGAGCAGCATGCAAAGATCTACATAAACCTCGATGACCCTAGCATGTTTTTGATTGGTTTTGAAAACTTGTATGGTGCTGGAGACAGAGACTACAATGATTTAGTGTTGTCTCTTCAGAAAGTGAACGATCCGGCGGTTGGTGGAACAGAAGTGTTGGTTCCTTTTTTGGTTTCTGAGAGTCATTTAGCGTTGTATATTATGATGATAGCAACCCTAGGCATGTCAATGAGTTTGACTAGAAATAAGAAGAGACGGTTTATTTAA
- a CDS encoding ribbon-helix-helix protein, CopG family: MPRKCIVKVVLSKEQREILEELARRLGISESETLRMALMDYAKELSLLGEKVHKANNPTA, encoded by the coding sequence ATGCCTAGAAAATGCATTGTCAAAGTGGTTCTCAGCAAAGAACAGAGAGAAATCCTTGAAGAACTGGCAAGGAGGCTTGGAATAAGCGAGAGTGAAACATTAAGGATGGCTTTGATGGATTATGCGAAAGAATTAAGTTTGCTTGGAGAAAAAGTTCACAAAGCGAACAACCCAACCGCTTGA
- a CDS encoding response regulator encodes MGETARILIVDDDENIRKVLATILEEEGYNVESVDTAKKAIKATTKKFYNVALIDIRLPDMEGIELLTRMRETTPRIRKVIITGYPTLQNAVEAVNRGADAYIMKPFDMDKVLTTIKEQLKKQEEEKRYSQEKVAEFIETRVRELDIEKEMMRK; translated from the coding sequence ATGGGTGAAACCGCTAGAATCCTCATTGTCGACGATGACGAAAACATAAGAAAAGTACTAGCAACAATACTTGAAGAAGAAGGATACAATGTAGAATCAGTGGACACAGCTAAAAAGGCAATAAAAGCCACTACGAAAAAGTTCTACAATGTCGCGTTAATAGATATCAGACTTCCAGACATGGAGGGCATAGAACTCCTAACACGAATGAGAGAAACAACGCCGAGAATCCGCAAAGTAATCATCACTGGCTATCCAACGTTACAGAATGCGGTTGAAGCCGTGAACAGAGGCGCAGACGCCTACATAATGAAACCCTTCGACATGGACAAAGTCTTAACGACAATCAAAGAACAGTTAAAGAAGCAAGAGGAAGAAAAGCGATACAGTCAAGAAAAAGTTGCAGAGTTCATCGAGACAAGAGTCAGAGAATTAGACATCGAAAAAGAAATGATGCGCAAGTAG
- a CDS encoding GNAT family N-acetyltransferase, producing MTFKIRNFTEKDLPVLVKLLNDAYRGTHEFTPYTEEDLLSWIRDGNLTILMAEENGEVIGSVSYRSGHWGEEIQWVVASQKPNRKLVEDALIREIEKYVKGETVFSAVDAGSPKINEWIERGYKPEGGLYHMIAKLDGKKPLPEVPEGIILRTLKPAEEKAFVEAVNAGFGWERIQQGTIERWKKEHKVFNEEWIQIAEYNNQIVSVVVAKPDTEYNNFFGAKRGYLGPAATLPEHRGKNLASALTRKAMNFLFEKEFDSVALYTAEQNLPSVTLLQKLGFQIEHHWKFMKKTLSKRNG from the coding sequence ATGACATTCAAAATTCGAAACTTCACAGAAAAAGACTTGCCAGTTCTTGTCAAACTACTTAACGACGCCTATAGAGGCACACATGAGTTCACACCTTACACTGAAGAAGACCTTTTATCATGGATTCGTGATGGAAACCTCACTATTTTAATGGCTGAGGAAAATGGCGAAGTCATAGGCTCCGTTTCATACAGAAGCGGGCACTGGGGCGAAGAAATCCAATGGGTTGTCGCTTCTCAAAAACCTAACAGAAAGCTCGTAGAGGACGCACTTATCCGTGAAATCGAAAAATACGTTAAAGGCGAAACAGTCTTTTCTGCTGTTGACGCTGGAAGCCCAAAAATCAACGAGTGGATTGAGAGAGGCTACAAACCTGAAGGAGGGCTATATCACATGATAGCGAAGCTTGACGGAAAAAAGCCTCTTCCAGAAGTTCCAGAAGGAATCATTTTGCGCACTTTAAAGCCTGCAGAGGAAAAAGCGTTTGTCGAAGCCGTTAATGCTGGATTTGGCTGGGAAAGAATTCAGCAGGGAACAATTGAACGGTGGAAAAAAGAACATAAAGTCTTCAACGAAGAATGGATTCAAATCGCAGAATATAACAACCAAATAGTTTCTGTCGTGGTTGCCAAACCAGATACAGAATACAACAATTTCTTTGGAGCAAAACGCGGCTACCTTGGACCCGCAGCCACGCTCCCCGAGCATCGCGGCAAAAACTTAGCTTCGGCACTTACACGTAAAGCGATGAATTTTCTTTTTGAAAAAGAATTTGATTCTGTGGCGTTGTACACTGCAGAACAGAACTTGCCTTCTGTGACGCTTTTGCAAAAACTCGGTTTTCAAATAGAGCACCATTGGAAATTCATGAAGAAAACCCTGTCTAAACGCAACGGCTAA
- a CDS encoding PAS domain S-box protein, giving the protein MLKSCSCSEVEDRLRHVYEMLHVLTDGIDEIVYVVDPENYEILFVNKKAKKVFGAKIAGKKCYAIFHGRKTPCPFCTNKQLKKETNRTCIRELQNKKNKRWYKCIDKAIEWPGKKYVRFGIATDITSHKKLEEALKKSERRYRKLIETAPVVIYTLSLDGTIASLNPKFEELTGWRCHKWLGKSFAPLIHPDDLPLAMETFQKALQGETVAPYELRIRSRSGEYLVGAFTSVPLIEDGKIVGEFGVVQDITERKRVENALRESEELFRSVVKNSHDTIIIIDDNFKIIYANDEAVNLSGYSKKEIIGQDFRKYLPEKDKILVESRYIRRQKGESIQSPYEFRIIRKNGEERDVEAKVKIIKDSHGKVRSIVHLRDITERKKMENERKRFEERLSALNVYGQNLNMAKNLKELYELTLDATEKTLGFEYASLLMIDGKMLCMVGYRGYSKNFSIKLPLDGEKGITVRVARTGRPIFVPDVRKDKAYVEGGEGIRSELAVPIKIGKKVLGVLNVESKKTVAFNEQDKKLLEILASHAAIAISNLKRQEKLSALNDYARSLNKAENLEEICTITLNAMEKVLGFRFVDVFVIEGKKLRLAATRGLINGPVFNLPLDGQKGITVRAARTGKPVLVPDVRKDKAYVKAGTEGMLSELAVPIKLKNKVLGVLNVESERLAAFEEEDEELLDHLASHIAIAISNLRRREQLKSLSKKLENLMKNSTKIMHITDMHKRLEVIAKAIQDFGWRRVVISLTDENLDRREIVTAGLTAEDRKLLMKKMAPGHVWQERLGPKYEKYRIGEFYYLSWNDPWIREHAFNVPPGTPQDVAITIMSAVPSRLSEEEMVDWHPQDMVYAPLRTPTGRIVGLLTMDDPIDGRKPARESLGPLELFLHQAAITIENAQLIESLKEARKQLEAYAGQLEQKVEERTRELKESQEQLLKAQRFAVIGELAGMVGHDLRNPLTSIAGAQYYLKKRLSSENEKIKEMLELIEKNITYSNKIINDLLDYSREIELEAVESDPRTLVQEVLSIVDVPANVQVKNFAGHKPKMEVDTEKVKRVFMNLIKNAIEAMHKGGVLTIKSRKVKDNVEITFSDTGVGMSKETLRKLWTPLFTTKAKGMGFGLPICKRFVEAHGGCISVESARGKGTTFTVTLPIKPEIKEGGEKLWVKPLESSLSTMTKT; this is encoded by the coding sequence ATGTTGAAAAGTTGCAGTTGCAGCGAAGTTGAGGATAGGCTTCGGCACGTTTATGAAATGTTACACGTTCTCACAGACGGCATAGATGAAATAGTATACGTGGTAGACCCCGAAAACTACGAGATATTATTTGTAAACAAAAAAGCAAAAAAAGTATTTGGCGCAAAAATCGCCGGAAAAAAATGCTATGCAATCTTTCACGGAAGAAAAACACCGTGTCCTTTCTGCACTAACAAACAACTCAAAAAAGAAACCAACAGAACCTGCATAAGAGAGCTTCAAAACAAAAAGAACAAACGATGGTACAAGTGCATAGACAAGGCGATTGAGTGGCCAGGGAAAAAGTATGTCAGATTTGGAATAGCCACTGACATCACTAGCCACAAAAAGCTGGAAGAAGCACTGAAGAAAAGCGAAAGGCGCTATCGTAAACTCATCGAAACCGCACCAGTAGTTATCTATACTCTTTCACTTGATGGCACTATTGCTTCGTTAAATCCAAAATTTGAAGAACTTACAGGATGGCGATGTCATAAATGGCTCGGTAAATCATTCGCCCCCCTTATTCACCCGGATGATCTACCTCTTGCTATGGAAACCTTTCAGAAAGCACTTCAAGGAGAAACTGTGGCACCTTACGAATTGCGCATTCGTTCAAGATCTGGCGAGTATCTAGTTGGTGCGTTTACAAGTGTTCCTCTAATTGAGGATGGAAAAATTGTTGGGGAATTTGGAGTTGTTCAAGACATAACCGAAAGAAAACGTGTTGAAAATGCATTGCGCGAAAGTGAAGAGCTTTTCCGTTCAGTAGTAAAAAACTCTCACGATACCATCATAATCATAGATGATAACTTTAAAATAATTTACGCTAATGATGAAGCTGTAAACTTGAGCGGGTACTCCAAGAAAGAAATTATTGGACAAGACTTCCGAAAATATCTCCCAGAAAAAGACAAGATTCTAGTCGAATCCAGATATATACGCCGCCAAAAAGGTGAAAGCATACAATCGCCGTATGAATTCAGAATTATTCGGAAGAATGGAGAAGAAAGAGACGTTGAAGCCAAAGTCAAAATCATAAAAGATTCCCACGGTAAAGTACGTTCAATCGTCCACTTGCGCGATATCACTGAACGTAAGAAAATGGAAAACGAAAGAAAACGCTTTGAAGAACGCCTCTCGGCATTAAACGTCTATGGCCAAAACTTAAACATGGCAAAGAACTTAAAAGAGCTTTACGAATTGACATTAGATGCTACTGAAAAAACACTCGGTTTCGAATACGCTTCACTTCTCATGATAGATGGAAAAATGCTTTGCATGGTAGGCTACAGAGGATACTCCAAAAATTTCTCAATAAAGCTACCATTAGACGGAGAAAAAGGCATAACAGTCAGAGTCGCAAGAACTGGCAGACCTATTTTCGTTCCTGATGTTAGAAAAGACAAAGCCTACGTTGAAGGCGGGGAGGGCATACGCTCTGAACTTGCCGTGCCCATTAAGATAGGAAAAAAGGTATTAGGCGTCTTAAACGTAGAAAGCAAAAAAACCGTTGCTTTCAACGAGCAAGATAAAAAACTTCTCGAAATATTGGCTTCTCACGCTGCAATTGCCATAAGCAACCTTAAGAGGCAAGAAAAACTGTCCGCGCTAAACGATTACGCCAGAAGCCTAAACAAGGCAGAGAACCTAGAAGAAATTTGCACTATCACTTTGAATGCTATGGAGAAAGTTTTAGGTTTCAGGTTTGTCGATGTTTTTGTGATTGAAGGAAAGAAACTGCGATTAGCAGCAACCCGTGGACTCATAAATGGACCAGTATTCAACTTGCCTTTAGATGGACAAAAGGGCATAACCGTGAGAGCCGCAAGAACGGGAAAACCAGTTCTTGTTCCTGATGTTAGAAAAGATAAAGCCTACGTGAAAGCGGGAACAGAAGGCATGCTTTCAGAGCTTGCCGTGCCCATAAAACTGAAAAACAAAGTCTTAGGCGTGTTGAATGTTGAAAGCGAAAGACTCGCGGCTTTTGAAGAAGAAGACGAAGAATTACTTGATCACCTCGCCTCTCACATTGCTATCGCAATAAGCAACTTGCGAAGACGAGAACAGCTCAAATCACTTTCTAAGAAACTGGAGAATCTCATGAAAAACAGCACGAAAATCATGCATATCACGGACATGCACAAAAGACTTGAGGTAATCGCGAAAGCCATTCAAGACTTCGGCTGGCGAAGAGTCGTAATTTCACTAACAGATGAAAATCTTGATAGACGAGAAATCGTCACAGCAGGCCTCACAGCAGAGGATAGAAAACTACTGATGAAAAAAATGGCGCCAGGACATGTATGGCAAGAACGCCTAGGACCAAAGTATGAGAAATATAGAATAGGAGAGTTCTACTACTTATCTTGGAACGATCCATGGATCAGAGAACATGCATTCAACGTTCCGCCTGGAACACCCCAAGACGTAGCTATAACCATTATGAGTGCAGTTCCAAGCAGATTATCAGAAGAGGAAATGGTTGACTGGCATCCACAAGATATGGTTTACGCTCCACTCCGCACGCCTACTGGAAGAATAGTCGGCTTGTTAACAATGGACGACCCGATAGATGGTCGAAAGCCAGCAAGAGAATCGCTTGGTCCCTTGGAACTTTTCTTGCATCAAGCAGCAATAACGATTGAAAACGCTCAACTTATCGAGAGTTTAAAAGAGGCAAGAAAGCAGCTTGAGGCGTATGCTGGACAACTTGAACAGAAGGTAGAAGAGCGAACTCGCGAATTGAAGGAATCTCAGGAGCAATTGCTTAAAGCTCAAAGGTTTGCGGTTATTGGTGAACTCGCTGGAATGGTTGGGCATGACTTACGCAATCCGTTGACAAGCATTGCTGGAGCACAATATTATCTCAAAAAGAGATTGAGTTCGGAGAATGAAAAAATAAAGGAGATGCTAGAACTAATAGAGAAGAATATAACCTACTCGAACAAGATAATAAATGACCTTTTGGACTACTCAAGAGAAATAGAGCTTGAAGCAGTAGAAAGCGACCCACGAACGTTAGTGCAAGAAGTCTTGTCAATTGTGGATGTCCCAGCTAATGTTCAAGTGAAGAACTTTGCGGGGCACAAACCGAAGATGGAGGTTGACACTGAAAAAGTGAAGAGAGTTTTCATGAACTTGATTAAGAACGCTATAGAAGCCATGCACAAAGGCGGGGTGTTAACAATAAAGAGCAGAAAAGTGAAGGATAATGTGGAAATCACCTTTTCAGACACGGGCGTCGGCATGTCAAAAGAAACATTGCGAAAGCTTTGGACACCGCTTTTCACAACGAAAGCTAAGGGAATGGGCTTCGGTTTGCCAATCTGCAAACGTTTCGTGGAAGCGCATGGCGGATGTATATCCGTGGAAAGTGCTCGTGGAAAGGGAACAACCTTTACGGTTACCCTTCCGATTAAGCCGGAAATAAAAGAAGGAGGTGAAAAATTATGGGTGAAACCGCTAGAATCCTCATTGTCGACGATGACGAAAACATAA